A stretch of Spodoptera frugiperda isolate SF20-4 chromosome 6, AGI-APGP_CSIRO_Sfru_2.0, whole genome shotgun sequence DNA encodes these proteins:
- the LOC118267662 gene encoding chymotrypsin-1-like: MDCKAGFLVFITLLIGSLAHPKPEDDLSIFFDHTDASARIVGGNEAAIGSHPHMVGLSSGVLIRSNFCGGSLISQRTILTAAHCIRHVYSFGSLTSSLRATVGTNRWNSGGTAYTISRNVTHPHYVHPIIKNDIGVLITSSDVVLNNLVQVVPITYDFIGEGVQARVAGWGNIRAGGPSSAALLELTTTTIDGNDCVARAAQARVELNMMHAPHVEPHIEVCTYHSPGRGTCNGDSGSALRRVDNGHQFGVVSWGFPCALGAPDMFVRLSAYQSWLRSVIV, encoded by the exons ATGGACTGCAAAGCGGGATTTCTGGTGTTCATCACCCTTCTGATTGGAAGCCTTG CCCATCCAAAACCTGAAGATGACCTGTCCATCTTCTTCGACCACACCGACGCTAGTGCCCGTATCGTCGGTGGCAATGAGGCAGCGATCGGTAGCCACCCTCACATGGTGGGACTGTCCTCTGGGGTACTTATAAGGAGCAACTTCTGTGGAGGCTCTCTGATCTCCCAGCGCACTATCCTCACTGCGGCTCATTGCATCCGCCATGTGTACAGCTTTGGATCTCTGACTAG CTCTCTCCGCGCTACTGTTGGTACCAACCGCTGGAACAGTGGTGGTACCGCTTACACCATATCTCGCAACGTCACCCACCCCCACTACGTACATCCCATCATCAAGAACGACATCGGTGTCCTCATCACCTCCTCCGACGTGGTCCTCAACAACCTGGTGCAGGTCGTGCCCATCACCTACGACTTCATTGGGGAGGGAGTGCAAGCCAGAGTTGCTGGATGGGGTAACATCAGG GCTGGGGGTCCTAGTTCCGCCGCTCTCCTGGAGCTGACTACCACCACCATTGATGGTAACGACTGCGTGGCTCGTGCGGCTCAAGCCCGCGTTGAGCTGAACATGATGCACGCTCCTCACGTTGAGCCCCATATCGAGGTCTGCACCTACCACTCTCCTGGACGCGGTACTTGCAAT GGTGACTCCGGCAGTGCTCTGCGTCGTGTTGACAACGGCCACCAGTTTGGTGTCGTGTCCTGGGGCTTCCCGTGCGCTCTTGGCGCTCCTGACATGTTCGTCAGGCTCAGTGCTTACCAGTCCTGGCTGAGATCCGTCATCGTCTAG
- the LOC118267671 gene encoding chymotrypsin-1-like — protein sequence MDYKAGLLVFITLLIGSFAFPTPENDMSIFFDHTDANARIVGGTQAAAGSHPHMVALSFGAEVRSFLCGASLITQRTVLTAAHCIDVVHGENGLIDSFRVSVGSTQWNSGTKYAVAYNVTHPDYDLGTIKHDIGVLITATNVVLNNLVQTVPVTYDYIGGGVEAILGGWGRIRAGGPLSRDLLELRTTTLDGADCMIRAARAAVVLNIWYAPPVDPHAEVCAFHSAGFGACNGDSGSALRRASDGHQFGVVSWGFPCALGAPDMYVRISSYQIWLRSVIV from the exons ATGGACTACAAAGCCGGTCTTCTAGTGTTCATCACCCTTCTAATTGGCAGCTTTG CCTTTCCAACGCCCGAAAATGACATGTCTATCTTCTTCGACCACACCGACGCCAACGCCCGTATCGTCGGTGGCACCCAGGCGGCAGCTGGCAGCCACCCTCACATGGTGGCTCTGTCCTTCGGTGCTGAAGTGAGGAGCTTCCTCTGCGGAGCATCACTGATCACTCAACGCACTGTCCTCACTGCTGCTCACTGCATTGATGTCGTCCATGGCGAGAACGGGCTGATTGA TTCTTTCCGTGTGTCCGTTGGATCGACGCAATGGAACAGTGGCACCAAATATGCTGTAGCCTACAACGTGACCCACCCTGACTATGACTTGGGGACTATCAAACATGACATTGGTGTCCTCATCACTGCCACGAATGTGGTTCTCAACAACCTGGTGCAAACGGTTCCCGTTACCTATGATTACATTGGTGGAGGAGTCGAAGCCATACTTGGAGGATGGGGCAGAATCAGg GCCGGCGGCCCCTTGTCCCGCGACCTGCTAGAACTGAGAACCACCACCCTTGACGGTGCTGACTGCATGATACGCGCGGCCCGTGCTGCTGTCGTGCTGAACATTTGGTACGCTCCACCAGTTGATCCTCATGCCGAGGTCTGCGCTTTCCACTCCGCTGGATTTGGCGCTTGCAAT GGTGACTCTGGCAGTGCTTTACGTCGTGCTTCCGATGGCCATCAGTTCGGCGTCGTGTCCTGGGGCTTCCCTTGCGCTCTCGGGGCTCCTGACATGTACGTCAGGATTAGCTCTTACCAGATCTGGTTGAGATCTGTCATCGTCTAG
- the LOC118267940 gene encoding trypsin alpha-3-like, translating to MDYKAGLLVFFSLVIGSLAFPAPEDDLSKFFDHTDGNARIIGGSEAAAGSHPHMVALIAGIYGKMFICAGSLVTQRSVLTAAYCIHMIYSGGSIVPSARAAVGSNRWDSGTEYTLLGNLTHPDFNLWTGKNDITVVITSTNVVLSSLVQPVALIYDYIGGGVTAIVAGWGSTTPNSYEPSDILLEVSTTTIGSKECIARVLKAAIKLKNLIYVNPRNKVCTLNSSKSGINYGDSGSALLRADNGQQFGIVAWGFPGVVDYPDRFVRIGAYESWLKSVIV from the exons ATGGACTACAAAGCTGGACTTCTGGTGTTTTTCTCCCTTGTGATTGGAAGCCTTG CCTTCCCAGCACCTGAAGATGACTTGTCCAAGTTCTTCGACCATACCGATGGCAACGCTCGTATCATTGGAGGTTCTGAAGCGGCAGCTGGCAGCCACCCTCACATGGTGGCTTTGATCGCAGGGATATATGGCAAGATGTTCATCTGCGCAGGATCACTGGTCACACAACGTTCTGTTCTCACTGCTGCTTATTGTATTCATATGATCTACAGCGGAGGCTCAATCGTTCC TTCTGCGCGGGCGGCTGTCGGCTCAAACCGCTGGGACAGCGGTACCGAGTACACTTTGCTCGGTAACCTGACTCACCCTGATTTCAACCTGTGGACTGGCAAGAATGACATCACTGTCGTGATCACTTCCACGAACGTGGTACTCAGTAGCTTAGTGCAGCCTGTGGCACTCATTTATGACTACATTGGTGGGGGAGTGACGGCTATAGTTGCTGGATGGGGTTCTACCACG CCGAATTCTTATGAGCCGTCTGATATCCTGTTGGAAGTATCCACCACCACCATTGGAAGTAAGGAGTGCATAGCTCGCGTGCTGAAAGCTGCTATTAAGTTGAAGAATTTGATTTATGTCAACCCAAGAAACAAAGTGTGCACCTTAAATTCTTCTAAATCTGGAATTAACTAC GGTGACTCTGGCAGTGCTTTACTTCGAGCTGACAACGGTCAGCAGTTCGGTATCGTGGCCTGGGGCTTCCCAGGTGTGGTCGACTATCCTGATCGGTTCGTCAGGATCGGCGCTTACGAGAGCTGGTTGAAATCCGTAATTGTTTAA
- the LOC118267772 gene encoding chymotrypsin-1-like yields the protein MDCKAGLLVYITLLVGSFALPTPEDDMSIFFDHTDASARIVGGNEAAIGSHPHMVALFVGVNVKNFICGGSLITQRSVLTAAHCVDNVYGINSLIRSARVAVGSTRWDRGDDYALLRNVTHPGYDRWTVKNDICVLITSTDVVLSSLVQPVALTYDYIDEGLPAIVAGWGATRANAYTMSEILLELSMTTIGSEDCVARVSEAATQEGYPLFTDPGIEVCTLHSPGFGVCNGDSGSALRRVDNGQQFGIVSWGFLCARGHPDVFVRISAYESWLKSVIV from the exons ATGGACTGTAAAGCTGGACTTCTGGTGTACATCACCCTCCTTGTTGGAAGTTTTG CTCTGCCAACGCCCGAAGATGACATGTCCATTTTCTTCGACCACACTGACGCCAGCGCTCGTATCGTCGGTGGCAATGAGGCAGCTATCGGTAGCCACCCTCACATGGTGGCTCTTTTCGTGGGAGTGAACGTGAAAAATTTCATCTGCGGAGGATCATTAATCACACAACGTTCTGTACTCACTGCTGCTCATTGTGTTGACAATGTTTACGGCATCAACTCGCTCATACG GTCCGCGAGGGTGGCTGTCGGCTCGACCCGCTGGGACCGCGGTGACGATTACGCTCTGCTCCGTAACGTGACTCACCCTGGCTACGACCGCTGGACAGTCAAGAACGACATCTGTGTCCTCATCACTTCCACCGACGTGGTGCTCAGTAGCCTGGTGCAGCCTGTGGCCCTCACCTATGACTACATTGATGAAGGATTGCCGGCTATAGTGGCTGGATGGGGCGCTACCAGg GCTAATGCGTACACTATGTCTGAAATCTTGTTGGAACTGTCGATGACCACCATTGGAAGCGAAGACTGTGTGGCTCGCGTGTCTGAAGCTGCTACACAAGAGGGGTACCCGTTATTTACTGACCCCGGAATCGAAGTCTGCACCTTACATTCTCCTGGGTTTGGAGTTTGCAAT gGTGACTCCGGCAGTGCTCTGCGTCGTGTTGACAACGGCCAACAGTTCGGTATCGTGTCCTGGGGCTTCCTATGTGCTCGCGGGCACCCTGATGTCTTCGTCAGGATCAGCGCTTACGAGAGCTGGTTGAAATCCGTGATTGTTTAA
- the LOC118267584 gene encoding chymotrypsin-1-like: MNYKTGFLVFTTLLIGSIAVPTPEDDMSIYFDHTDANARIVGGTQAAVGSHPHMVAMTSGFWLRSFLCGGSLISQRTVLTAAHCIAAVFGGGSLISSLRVTVGTNRWNRDGVVHTLARNVTHPNYVAATLKNDIGVLITSSDVVLNNLVQVVPITYDFIGEGVQARVAGWGRTRTGGSMSATLLELTTHTLEGNDCVDRAARAAIDLNMRNAPPVEPHIEVCTFHSPGFGNCNGDSGSALRLVDNGQQFGIVSWGFPCARGAPDMYVRISAYQNWLTSVIV; this comes from the exons ATGAATTACAAAACGGGGTTTCTGGTGTTCACCACCCTTCTGATTGGCAGCATTG CTGTTCCAACGCCCGAAGATGACATGTCCATCTACTTTGACCACACTGACGCCAACGCCCGTATCGTCGGTGGCACCCAGGCGGCAGTCGGCAGCCACCCTCACATGGTGGCAATGACTTCTGGGTTTTGGCTGAGAAGCTTTCTCTGTGGCGGTTCTCTGATCAGCCAGCGCACTGTCCTTACCGCTGCTCACTGCATTGCAGCAGTTTTTGGCGGTGGTTCTCTGATTAG CTCTCTTCGCGTCACTGTTGGCACCAACCGCTGGAACCGTGACGGTGTTGTTCACACACTGGCCCGCAACGTGACCCACCCCAACTATGTCGCTGCTACCCTCAAGAACGACATCGGGGTCCTCATCACCAGCTCCGACGTGGTCCTCAACAACCTGGTGCAGGTCGTGCCCATCACCTACGACTTCATTGGAGAGGGAGTGCAAGCCAGAGTTGCTGGATGGGGCAGAACCAGG ACCGGTGGTTCCATGTCCGCCACGTTACTGGAGCTGACAACCCATACCCTGGAAGGCAACGACTGCGTGGATCGGGCAGCCCGTGCAGCTATTGACCTAAACATGAGGAATGCTCCTCCAGTAGAACCCCATATTGAGGTCTGCACTTTCCACTCCCCTGGATTCGGTAATTGCAAC GGTGACTCCGGCAGTGCTCTGCGTCTTGTTGACAACGGCCAACAGTTCGGTATCGTCTCCTGGGGCTTCCCATGCGCTCGTGGTGCTCCGGACATGTATGTCAGGATCAGTGCTTACCAAAACTGGCTGACATCTGTCATTGTTTAG